The genomic DNA GGCGCCGGAGCAGATGAACGCCTGGGGGTGGCGCGTGCCCTTCCTCCTCGGCGGTCTCTTCGGCCTCTACGCCCTGGTGATGCGACGGCGGATGCCCGAGACGGAGGTCTTCGAGAACGCCGCCTCCTCGGCCGCGCGCACCGACCGGCCGAGGATGTGGCCGGCCATCGTGGCCCACCGCAAGCAGGCCCTCCAGATCGTCGGCGTGACCGCCGGCCTCACCGTCGTCTACTACGCCTGGGCGGTCTACGCCCCGCAGTACGCCATCAGCAACCGCGGCCTCGACCCGGCCGGCGCCCTGTGGGCCGGACTCGCCGCCAACGTGGTCTTCCTGGTGGCCCTGCCCGCGTGGGGCGCCCTGTCGGACCGCATCGGCCGCAAGCCCGTGCTGTTCATCAGCAGCCTGGGCATGACGGCGGCGATCTACCCCCTGAACGCCTTCATCGGCCCGCACGCCTGGCAGCTCGCCGTGGCCATGGCCGTCGCCATGGTCTTCGTCGCGGCCTCGGCGTCGATCGCCCCCGCGGTCTACGCGGAGATCTTCCCCACCCACATCCGCACCGTCGGCGTCGCGGTGCCCTACGCCCTGTGCGTCGCCACCTTCGGCGGGACCGCGCCCTACCTGCAGACCTGGATGGGCGCCGAGTTCGGTGAGGCGTACTTCACCGGGTACGTCGCCGTCCTGCTGCTGATCTCGTCCGCGGTGGTCGCCTCGGTCCCCGAGACCCGCGGCCGCGCCCTGCGGTGACCCCCGGCACGCCATGAGCGGAGCCCGCCCGACGCGTCGCGGGGCGGGCTCCGCCGCGACCGGGCGGGCCCGGGGCGCGATCGCGGACGCCGCCCCGCCGCGTCCGGCCGTGGGACGACGGAACGGACGGGAATGGGCCCATCGGGGCAATCCGGGCGGAGGGCGGGAGGGGGAGGTGATCCGGGGTATCCGTGGGAGGGGTGACGCCGGTTCAGCGGGCCCCTTTGAGGGGGCGTCACCCGCCCGGTCCACCCCGGCAAGAAATTCATCTCATATGTGAGATAGCCTCCCGCCATGGCAGACGACTACCTCGTACGCATCGGCAGGCTCATCCGCGACGCCCGGCAGCATCGGGGCTGGACGCAAACGCAACTCGCCACGGCCCTGGCCACCAGTCAGAGCGCCGTGAACCGCATCGAACGCGGGAACCAGAACATCAGCCTTGAGATGATCGCCCGCATCGGTGAGGCACTCGACAGCGAGATCGTGTCACTGGGCTACGCGGGCCCCATGCACCTGCGGGTGGTCGGCGGCCGCCGCCTGTCCGGCGCCATCGACGTCAAGACGAGCAAGAACGCCTGCGTGGCGCTGCTGTGCGCCTCGCTCCTGAACAAGGGCCGCACGGTCCTGCGCCGGGTCGCGCGCATCGAGGAGGTCTACCGGCTCCTGGAGGTCCTCAGCTCCATCGGCGTCCGCGCCCGCTGGATCAACGACGGCACGGACCTGGAGATCGTACCGCCCGCCGAGCTGGACATGGAGGCCATCGACGCGGACGCGGCCCGCCGCACCCGCTCGATCATCATGTTCCTGGGGCCGCTGCTGCACCGGCTGCGCTCCTTCAAGCTGCCCTACGCCGGCGGCTGCGACCTCGGGACGCGCACCGTCGAACCGCACATGATCGCCCTGCGCCGCTTCGGCCTCGACATCACCGCCACCGAGGGGCTGTACCACGCCGAGATCGACCCGTCGGTCGCGCCGGACCGCCCGATCGTCCTGACCGAACGCGGCGACACCGTCACCGAGAACGCTCTCCTGGCCGCCGCCCGCCACGACGGCACCACCGTCATCCGCAACGCCTCCTCCAACTACATGGTCCAGGACCTGTGCTTCTTCCTGGAGGCCCTCGGCGTGCGCGTGGAGGGCGTCGGCACGACGACGCTCACCGTGCACGGCGTCCCCCACATCGACGTGGACGTCGACTACTCCCCCTCCGAGGACCCGGTCGAGGCCATGAGCCTGCTGGCCGCCGCGGTCGTCACCGAGTCGGAGCTGACGATCCGCCGGGTGCCCATCGAGTTCCTGGAGATCGAGCTGGCGGTCCTGGAGGAGATGGGCCTCGACCACGACCGCTCCACCGAGTACACCGCGGACAACGGCCGTACGCGCCTGACGGACCTGACCGTGCGCCCCTCCAAGCTGGAGGCGCCCATCGACAAGATCCACCCCATGCCGTTCCCCGGCCTGAACATCGACAACGTGCCGTTCTTCGCGGCCATCGCCGCGTCCGCCCAGGGCAAGACCCTCATCCACGACTGGGTCTACGACAACCGCGCCATCTACCTGACCGACCTCAACCGGCTCGGCGGGCGCCTCCAGCTCCTCGACCCGCACCGCGTCCTCGTCGAGGGCCCGACCCGTTGGCGCGCCGCCGAGATGATGTGCCCGCCGGCCCTGCGCCCCGCGGTGGTGGTCCTCCTGGCCATGATGGCCGCCGAGGGCACCTCCGTCCTGCGCAACGTGTACGTCATCAACCGCGGCTACGAGGACCTCGCCGAGCGCCTCAACTCGGTGGGCGCCCAGATCGAGACCTTCCGCGACATCTGAAAGCCTTCAGAACCAACGCCGTTACCCCCTCCTGAACTGCGCGTATGCGAGCCGGGAGGGAGTTCGGCTTCACCTGTGGGACTTCTCGGGGACTTTGCGCCCGGGCCCGGAGACCGTCGATCCCGAGGAACTGAAGTTCTCCTCGGGGTCTTGGACACCCGATGGTTGCGCCGCGGGGGTGTGCTGATGCCGCTGCCCGGCCCCGGCGGGGGTGAGGTAGCCGGAGGTGTTGTGTCTGCGCAGGCGGCGACGGCTCTGGAAGGTCTCGATGGAGGTGAAGGCCCCGGCGCGGGCGGTGGCCCGGTCGGGCCGGGTGCGGGTGCCGATCTCCTCCTTGAGCGGGGCCCGGAGACTCTCCGCGGCGGCGTTGTCGAAGCGTGATCCGGCGCGTCCGCGGCTCAGCCGTAGTTCCGACCCCCTTGTGCGGTCGCGAAGTCGGGCTGACGTGTACTCGCCCCCCGTGATCGCTGTGCATGACGCAGCCGGGCTCCGGTCCGCCGCAGCCGCAGGCCATGCCGAGGGCGTCCGCAACGGGTTCGGCGCGGTGGTGGTCGGCCATGGCGTGGCCGACGGGCTCGGGGTGGCACAGGTCGACATCGCGTTCGAACCGCGCGAGCTCAACGGACAGCCGGGCGCGCTCTTCCACGATCGCGACGGCAAGATCCTCCACGTCCTCGCCCTCGACGTGCTCGGCGGACGGATCCGGACCATTCGCTCGGTCATCAACCCCGACAAGCTCGGCCACCTCGGCTCTGTCGCCGACGCCTGGGCCGCTGACCGGAAAGTGAAGCAGACCCGTAAGCAGACCAGGTGACCTCCCGACCAGCAGGACCTGACGTACAGAACAGCCACAGGCCGATACCGGGTCGGAATCGGAACGGCCCAGGAAACCGGTGTTGCTGTCGGAGTGCTGATAGCGGTGATCCGAACCTCATCGCGTTGGAGCACCATCAGCCGGTCCCAGACGGCGCGCTCATGCCGACTTCGGCGTCCACCCGAACACGCTGGCGAAGCGGCTCCGATCCGGAGCCGATCCGCGTCGCGGTGATCGGCTCCGTAAGCCGACGACTCTCACTCGTAGCGCAGGCGCAGTGACTCCTGCTCGGCTTCCTCGATCTGGTCCAGGGTCAGGCCGGGCAGGTTCAGTTGGGCCAGGGTCACCTCGGCGCTGGTCGGCTGGGCGTCGGCGGGCAGCCACTGCTCGGGGCGCCAGGCGCTGGCACGCATCAGTGACTTCGGGCAGTGCGGATAGACCTGCTCGATCTGCACCACCAGTGCCGTGACCGGTGGCTTTCCCACGGGAGTGAGGTGGGCCAGTAGCTCCGGGCGCGCCGAAACACAGGCACGCCCGTTGATCCGCAACGTGGTCGGGCGCCCGGGGATGAGGAAGAGCAGCCCGAGGCGTCCGGTCTCCAGCACGTTGTGCAGGGTGTCGAGCCGCTTGTTGCCGGTCGCGTCGGGAATCACCAGGGTCTGCTCGTCCAGCACCGAGACGAACCCGGCCGGGCCGCCACGGGGCGTTACATCCGCCCGGCCTTCGCGGTCCGCACTGCCGATGAACACCAGCGAGGAGCAGCCGATCAGCGCCCGGGTCTCCTCGTTCAGGCGGTCGGTCTCCTTGCGCAGCGCGTTCGGGTTCGGCTGGGGATAGATCTCACGCAGTTGGTCCGAGTGGGTCAGCGCATCCGCCCGGAGGGAATCGAACAGCAAGCCGGGGGCATCGGTATCGACCATCATAGGGGCGACCCTAGAAGATGATCCGGTGACCTGAGCCGGAAACGGGAACGAGCGCCCTGCCCGAAGAACCTTCGACGCGCGTCATGGGGAGGTGCCCGGGCGATTTCCGACGGCCCGGGCGACGAGGTCGTGGATCATGAACTGCCCGGATCCGCGGTTCTCCTTGAGTCCGGCGAGATTGTCGGGACCGAACCAGTCGTAGGCGGAATGCTTGGACCACCCCGGCTCAGGGTGGTCCAAGTCGCCGTCGACCTCGACCGGGCAGTCGGCCTCGTGACGCAGCTCACCACCGTCGTCCCCCGTCCAAGTGGTGGTGTCGAGGAAACGCCGTACATGCGTCAGGCGCCGGCCCGTCTCCTCCTCGACTTCGCGTGCGAGAGCCTCCAGAAGCGTTTTCCCCTCCTCGACATGGCCGCCCACGATGTCCCAGGCACCGGGAGACAGGCGACGCTCCCAGCTCCGCTTCCGGGCAAAGGCACGACCTCCCCCTTGGGGATGACAGCTCCGGCGCTCCAGACCTCGTCCGCGCCAGGGTCGGGCACCTCGACATCGGTGCTGGCCACCATCTCCTCCGGCGCCACCGGTACGGCCCTGACCACGAAGAGCTTCCTTCCTCTCCTGCTCAACTCCGACAAGCCGGATGTCGCGACGATGGTCTCCGCACGCGGAACACCGGGCCACCACCGGTCGGACGCACAGGACGCCTTCTACGCGGCCAAGAGCGCCCAGGCAGGCTTCACCGAGATGCCTCTCCAGGCACCTGCGTCCTCAAGGAGTCCGGGTGATCTCCCTCCACCCGTCCGACTCCGACAACGCCGACCCGCTCTCCGAGGAGTGGGAGACCACTTCACGCGAAGCCGAGGACGCCCTCACGGCGCAGTCGCTCGTGGAGTGCGTCCTCTTCGCCGTCGCCCAACCTCGTGACTGCTTCATCAAGGCGTTCCATTTCGAACAGGTCTGACCCGTGCACTCGCCCCTAACCGAACGACGGCTGACGCCAGGCCACCCGGACGGCCATCGCGGACCAGGCCGCTCCGGTTGCCGACTGGCTCGACTGATTCGGTGCCCTCTCATCCGGCGGGCGGAGCCGTGATCAGGCCCGTGCTCGGGTAGCTGCCCGTGACGAAGCCTGCGGCCTCGTGGACCGGCCTTCCGGCCGTGCTGGCGTGCAGGCGTGCTGGCGTGCAGTTGGACGTAGTGGATGCCCACCATGCGGAGGCGGCCGACCAGTGCGTCCACGACGCGGCGTGTACGGCCGCGGCCGCGGGCGGGGACGTCGGTCACGATCCCGCCGAGGTAGCCGCGGCGTCCGTCGGGCCGGCGCGTACTGGGCAGATGGTAGATGACCCAGCCATGCCACAGGCCGGGAGCGGTTTGCCGGGTTCGCCCCCGACGACCAGGCAGACGCGGTCGTCGCGGTGGTTGATGCGCTCCTCGAACCAGCCGTGGGCGATGCGCCGCCACGGTGTGTCGGCCGGCTCGGGATCCATGCACAGGCCCTCAAGCGCGACTGCGCTCAGCCGGATCAGTTCCGGTACGTCGGCCGTGACGGCCTCACGAAGTTGCATGTCCTGACTCCTCGTGTTCCGGCCTGTTCATCGGCCCATCCTGAGCAGGACACGACCGAAGGGCCGGTCCTCGATCAGATGGCGTTGCGCCTCGGCCGCCTGTTCCAGCGGCAGTACACGAGCGCCAACGGGGTCGATGCGGCCCGCGTCCAGCCACTCCAGCAGGGTCACTCGGGCAGCCCGCGCGCCGTCACGCGAGGTCAGGACGGGCACGAGCGACGCGGTCACCCCTGTGAACGCGGCCCTCGCCATGCCCTCGGCCAAGTACGAGTTGACCCTCCCCCTACGTCAGGCTTGAGGCTGTGTGCCGACGAAAGGGCAGGTGGATGAGCTACTCCGTGGGGCAGGTGGCGGCCTTCGCCGGCGTGACGGTGCGTACGCTGCATCACTACGACAAAGCGGGCGTGCTCTCGCCCAGCGACCGCAGCCACGCCGGGTACCGGCTCTACAGCGAGGCCGACCTGGTCCGCCTCCAGCAGATCCTCTTCTACCGCGAGCTCGGCTTCCCTCTCGACGAGATCGCCGCGATCTTCAAGGATCCGCAGGTGGACCCCCTGGAGCGGCTCCGGGCCCGGCAGCGGCAGCTGAACGAGGAGATCGCCAGGCTGCAGCGGCTGGCCGAGGTGGCGGAACGGGCCGTGGAGGTTCAGAAGACCGGGGTGTCCCTGACTCCCGAGGAACGCTTCGAGGTGTTCGGTGAGGTCGCCTTCGACCTGAGTTACGCCACCGAGGCGGAGCTGAAGTGGGCGCGCTCGGAAGGACAGCGCGAGGCGATGGCGCGCGCGGACGCCCACACCAAGGAGGACTGGCGCCGGCTCATGGGCGAAGCCGCCGCCTGGCGCGCGGAGCTGCTCGCGGTCTTCGACGAAGGCGAGCCGGCCTGCGGCGAGCGGGCCATGGACCTCGCCGAGGAACACCGCCTGCACATCGCCCGCTGGTTCACCTCCTGCCCGCCCGACATGCACCGGCGCATCGCGGACGACTTCGTCGCCGACCCCCGCGCCTTCGCTCTGGTCGTACCGCCCTCGCAGCAACGCCCGGGCCTGGCCGCCTACACGCGCAAGGCGGTCCACGCCAACGCGGCCCGCCAGGCCGGTGACGGCACCGAATCCGAGGAGCACCGATGAGGATCATGATCGCCGCGGCCGGATCCCGCGGCGACGTCGCGCCCTACACGGGCCTGGGCGCAGCACTGCGCCGGGCCGGCCACGACGTCACCCTCGCCGCCACCGGCACCTTCGCACCTCTCGCACGCGAGGCGGGGTTGGATTTCCGCAGTCTGCCCGCCGACACACGGGGACACGGCGATGCCACGGGCAAACGTGACCTGATGCGCACCGCCGCAGCCTTCGTCACCGAGCTGGGTCAGGGCTTCGCCGACGCGGTGGGCAAGGGCACGGACCTGCTCCTGCTGTCCACCACCACGGCCCCCCTCGGCTGGCACCTCACCGAGGCCACCGGCACACCGAGCCTCGGCGTGTACCTCCAACCCACCGCGCCGACCGGCGACTTCCCGCCCGTCGTGACCGGCTCCCGCTCACTGGGCCGACTCGCCAACCGGGCAACCGGACGCTTGGCACTGCGGATGGCCGACCGCGTCTACGAACAGGCCGTCGCGCAACTGCGCCACCGCCTCGCCCTCCCCCCGGCCTCCCCCTGTGAGACGCGCCGACGGCGGGAACAGGCGAACTGGCCCATCCTGCACGGCTTCAGCACCGTCCTGGTGCCCCGCCCCGCCGACTGGCGCCCCGGTCTGGACATCGTGGGCAACTGGTGGCCCCATCACGACCCGGCCGAGCGGCTGCCCACCGATGTCGAGGACTTCCTGTCCGCCGGACCCCGGCCCGTCCTCATCGGCTTCGGCAGCATGGCGTCCGGCGACGGAGAACGACTGAGCGAGATCGCCGTGCGCGCCCTGCGCCGCGCCGGACTGCGCGGCATCCTCCAGGCCGGCAGCGCCCCACTCACCGCCGACGGGGACGATGTCCTCACCATCGGGGACGTACCGCACGCCCTGCTGTTCCCACGGCTGGCCGCGGTGGTCCACCACGCCGGGGCCGGCACCTCCGCCGCCGCGCTACGCGCCGGAGTGCCCGCCGTCCCCGTGCCGGTCACCGCGGACCAGCCGTTCTGGGCAAGGCGACTGGCCACCCTCGGCGCAGCCACCGACCCGA from Streptomyces sp. MRC013 includes the following:
- a CDS encoding MFS transporter, which codes for MADIAQTAAQPPAETAAEAGPRPAARESRFRTVVATGVGNALEWFDWNAYAIFAPFLAAQFFSKTDGLSAILATLAVFAVGFAARPLGGFLFGWIADRRGRRFAMTLSVGGAAAGSLLIGVAPTYGTVGAAASLVLVAARLVQGLAHGGELPSAQTYVAETAPAERRGLWSSLIYVSGTLGVMAATAFAAVLTSLLAPEQMNAWGWRVPFLLGGLFGLYALVMRRRMPETEVFENAASSAARTDRPRMWPAIVAHRKQALQIVGVTAGLTVVYYAWAVYAPQYAISNRGLDPAGALWAGLAANVVFLVALPAWGALSDRIGRKPVLFISSLGMTAAIYPLNAFIGPHAWQLAVAMAVAMVFVAASASIAPAVYAEIFPTHIRTVGVAVPYALCVATFGGTAPYLQTWMGAEFGEAYFTGYVAVLLLISSAVVASVPETRGRALR
- a CDS encoding UDP-N-acetylglucosamine 1-carboxyvinyltransferase, which codes for MADDYLVRIGRLIRDARQHRGWTQTQLATALATSQSAVNRIERGNQNISLEMIARIGEALDSEIVSLGYAGPMHLRVVGGRRLSGAIDVKTSKNACVALLCASLLNKGRTVLRRVARIEEVYRLLEVLSSIGVRARWINDGTDLEIVPPAELDMEAIDADAARRTRSIIMFLGPLLHRLRSFKLPYAGGCDLGTRTVEPHMIALRRFGLDITATEGLYHAEIDPSVAPDRPIVLTERGDTVTENALLAAARHDGTTVIRNASSNYMVQDLCFFLEALGVRVEGVGTTTLTVHGVPHIDVDVDYSPSEDPVEAMSLLAAAVVTESELTIRRVPIEFLEIELAVLEEMGLDHDRSTEYTADNGRTRLTDLTVRPSKLEAPIDKIHPMPFPGLNIDNVPFFAAIAASAQGKTLIHDWVYDNRAIYLTDLNRLGGRLQLLDPHRVLVEGPTRWRAAEMMCPPALRPAVVVLLAMMAAEGTSVLRNVYVINRGYEDLAERLNSVGAQIETFRDI
- a CDS encoding MSMEG_1061 family FMN-dependent PPOX-type flavoprotein; protein product: MMVDTDAPGLLFDSLRADALTHSDQLREIYPQPNPNALRKETDRLNEETRALIGCSSLVFIGSADREGRADVTPRGGPAGFVSVLDEQTLVIPDATGNKRLDTLHNVLETGRLGLLFLIPGRPTTLRINGRACVSARPELLAHLTPVGKPPVTALVVQIEQVYPHCPKSLMRASAWRPEQWLPADAQPTSAEVTLAQLNLPGLTLDQIEEAEQESLRLRYE
- a CDS encoding NUDIX domain-containing protein; the encoded protein is MGGHVEEGKTLLEALAREVEEETGRRLTHVRRFLDTTTWTGDDGGELRHEADCPVEVDGDLDHPEPGWSKHSAYDWFGPDNLAGLKENRGSGQFMIHDLVARAVGNRPGTSP
- a CDS encoding zinc-binding dehydrogenase, giving the protein MARAAFTGVTASLVPVLTSRDGARAARVTLLEWLDAGRIDPVGARVLPLEQAAEAQRHLIEDRPFGRVLLRMGR
- a CDS encoding MerR family transcriptional regulator; this encodes MSYSVGQVAAFAGVTVRTLHHYDKAGVLSPSDRSHAGYRLYSEADLVRLQQILFYRELGFPLDEIAAIFKDPQVDPLERLRARQRQLNEEIARLQRLAEVAERAVEVQKTGVSLTPEERFEVFGEVAFDLSYATEAELKWARSEGQREAMARADAHTKEDWRRLMGEAAAWRAELLAVFDEGEPACGERAMDLAEEHRLHIARWFTSCPPDMHRRIADDFVADPRAFALVVPPSQQRPGLAAYTRKAVHANAARQAGDGTESEEHR
- a CDS encoding glycosyltransferase codes for the protein MRIMIAAAGSRGDVAPYTGLGAALRRAGHDVTLAATGTFAPLAREAGLDFRSLPADTRGHGDATGKRDLMRTAAAFVTELGQGFADAVGKGTDLLLLSTTTAPLGWHLTEATGTPSLGVYLQPTAPTGDFPPVVTGSRSLGRLANRATGRLALRMADRVYEQAVAQLRHRLALPPASPCETRRRREQANWPILHGFSTVLVPRPADWRPGLDIVGNWWPHHDPAERLPTDVEDFLSAGPRPVLIGFGSMASGDGERLSEIAVRALRRAGLRGILQAGSAPLTADGDDVLTIGDVPHALLFPRLAAVVHHAGAGTSAAALRAGVPAVPVPVTADQPFWARRLATLGAATDPIPFRSLTAERLADSLHQVVKQRSYGRAAAAAAQHMAAENGARETLKTVQRMTGG